A genome region from Bradyrhizobium guangzhouense includes the following:
- the istA gene encoding IS21 family transposase, with translation MQRLSSGPLRFKDPRREAMLEPDEVSAILRLNELGWGSKRIARELGISRNTVKDYVAAGGWTPYRQPQRKKALDGQETWLKERLRQHHGNADVIRQELAAEKGIIVSLRTVERAVQRYRQELAAEARATVRFETPPGKQLQIDFGERLVEIGGSKVRAYLFVATLGYSRRHHVRAFRNERQESWFDGLESSFVKFGGVPEEVLFDNARALVVEHDAAMRTVVFNDKLTAFAKHWGFRPRACAPYRARTKGKTENGVGYVKRNAVAGRTFPSWEAFEAHLEAWTREIADLRQHGTTGEAPIERFRRAEAHALKPIAGRPPFQAARELIRRVQADCAVEIDGNAYSVPWRLIGETVRATIADGVVRIHHGIHEVAAHPICVGRRRRVVDPKHFEGLTGFKPSRAGELALSPVAPPSPTLLRPLGEYEAIVGGGF, from the coding sequence ATGCAGCGACTCAGTTCAGGTCCTCTGCGGTTCAAAGATCCGCGGAGGGAGGCCATGCTGGAGCCGGACGAGGTTTCGGCGATACTCCGGCTCAACGAGCTGGGGTGGGGTAGCAAACGGATTGCCCGGGAGCTCGGGATTAGTCGCAACACGGTGAAGGACTACGTGGCGGCCGGCGGCTGGACACCCTATCGGCAGCCGCAGCGCAAAAAGGCGCTCGATGGCCAGGAGACCTGGCTCAAGGAGCGCCTGCGGCAGCACCACGGCAATGCCGATGTGATTCGCCAGGAGCTGGCAGCCGAGAAAGGCATCATCGTCAGCCTGCGCACGGTCGAGCGGGCGGTACAGCGCTATCGCCAGGAGCTTGCGGCCGAGGCGCGCGCGACGGTGCGGTTCGAGACACCGCCCGGCAAACAGCTGCAGATCGATTTTGGCGAGCGGCTGGTCGAGATCGGTGGCAGCAAGGTTCGCGCCTACCTGTTCGTCGCCACGTTGGGCTACTCGCGCCGGCACCATGTCAGAGCATTCCGCAACGAACGGCAAGAGAGCTGGTTCGATGGCCTGGAAAGCTCCTTCGTGAAGTTCGGTGGCGTGCCCGAGGAGGTACTGTTCGATAATGCGCGTGCGTTGGTCGTGGAGCACGATGCCGCGATGCGCACCGTCGTGTTCAATGACAAGCTGACCGCGTTTGCCAAGCACTGGGGGTTCCGGCCACGGGCCTGCGCGCCATATCGAGCCCGCACCAAGGGTAAGACCGAGAATGGCGTCGGCTACGTCAAACGGAACGCGGTCGCCGGCCGCACCTTCCCGAGCTGGGAAGCCTTTGAGGCGCATCTTGAAGCTTGGACGCGGGAGATCGCCGACCTACGCCAGCATGGCACGACTGGCGAAGCACCAATTGAGCGCTTCAGGCGCGCTGAGGCGCACGCGCTGAAGCCCATCGCTGGGAGGCCGCCCTTCCAGGCCGCACGTGAACTGATCCGGCGCGTGCAGGCCGACTGCGCGGTCGAGATCGATGGCAACGCCTACTCTGTGCCATGGCGGCTGATCGGCGAGACGGTGAGAGCGACGATCGCCGATGGCGTGGTGCGCATCCACCACGGGATCCATGAGGTGGCCGCTCATCCGATCTGTGTCGGTCGGCGCCGTCGCGTCGTTGACCCTAAACACTTTGAGGGCCTGACTGGCTTTAAACCGAGCCGTGCTGGCGAGCTCGCGTTATCGCCTGTCGCGCCGCCGTCGCCGACGCTGCTGCGGCCACTCGGCGAGTACGAAGCGATTGTGGGAGGGGGCTTCTGA
- the istB gene encoding IS21-like element helper ATPase IstB, with protein MRAIVPDRLSDMLTRLKLTAVRDQLDGLLDEAGRQELSLRETLVLLCEREIARKDERRIEMTLKLARFPFVRDLSGFDFSAQPSLDPKQIRELASARWIANGENVLLLGPPGVGKTHLAVALGREAILAGHSVQFVAATTVVAQLAKGHSEGRLEERLAQFAKPKLLIIDELGYLPFEPDAAHLFFQLVSRRYERGAILLTSNRSVGEWGSVFSDPVVATAILDRLLHHSHVITIRGDSYRLKEKRRSGLLQKPAVPEAKSEKKS; from the coding sequence ATGCGAGCCATTGTCCCCGACCGCCTGAGCGATATGCTGACGCGCCTGAAGCTGACGGCTGTCCGCGACCAACTGGATGGGTTGTTGGATGAGGCCGGTCGACAAGAGCTGAGCCTACGCGAGACTCTGGTGCTGCTGTGCGAGCGCGAGATCGCCCGCAAGGATGAGCGGCGCATCGAGATGACGCTCAAACTTGCTCGCTTCCCGTTCGTTCGCGATCTGTCGGGCTTCGACTTCTCGGCCCAGCCCTCGCTGGATCCGAAGCAGATACGCGAGCTTGCGAGCGCCCGCTGGATCGCCAATGGCGAGAACGTGCTGCTCCTTGGGCCACCTGGCGTTGGCAAGACGCACCTTGCGGTCGCGCTTGGGCGCGAAGCGATCCTGGCTGGGCATTCCGTTCAGTTCGTCGCAGCCACGACTGTCGTTGCGCAGCTTGCCAAAGGTCACAGCGAAGGCCGGCTCGAGGAGCGACTCGCGCAATTTGCCAAGCCAAAGCTCCTGATCATCGACGAGCTCGGGTATCTGCCCTTTGAACCCGATGCCGCGCATCTGTTCTTCCAGCTCGTTAGCCGTCGTTACGAGAGAGGCGCGATCCTGCTGACCAGCAACCGCAGCGTCGGCGAGTGGGGCTCGGTCTTCAGCGACCCCGTGGTCGCCACCGCGATCCTTGATCGTCTGCTGCACCACAGTCACGTAATCACGATCCGCGGCGACAGCTATCGCTTGAAGGAGAAGCGCCGCAGCGGACTTCTGCAGAAGCCCGCTGTACCAGAAGCCAAATCGGAGAAGAAGTCGTGA
- a CDS encoding enoyl-CoA hydratase/isomerase family protein has product MNKFGSEVAAGKQRNEEASELGNLPTLHVSKGIARIQLNRSRQHNRFEPTDIETFSEIVATLARQSSVRVLMITAQGPSFSSGFDLDTLSSDRAAACTALFAAMCDLVEECPFPTICGLNGNIYGGATDLALACDFRIGTRGCLLQMSPSRLGIQYYYSGLRRYVERLGLSQTKRLFLTGEQVDSITLLQMGYLTEVCTSDALEARLEHFAGMLAQRSPASLRGLKTSLNSIRRGTADPVEINAKFFESLTSPDAREGLKAWCERRPPSFADV; this is encoded by the coding sequence ATGAATAAATTTGGAAGTGAGGTCGCAGCAGGGAAACAAAGGAATGAAGAAGCATCTGAGCTCGGGAACTTGCCGACCTTGCATGTGTCAAAAGGGATCGCGAGAATTCAATTGAACCGGTCTCGGCAGCACAATCGGTTCGAGCCAACAGACATCGAGACTTTCTCTGAAATCGTCGCGACTTTGGCTCGGCAGTCGAGCGTGCGAGTACTAATGATAACGGCTCAAGGTCCAAGTTTTAGTTCAGGATTTGACCTGGATACATTGTCGAGTGATCGTGCGGCGGCATGTACAGCCCTGTTCGCCGCGATGTGCGATCTTGTCGAAGAATGCCCCTTTCCTACTATATGCGGCCTGAATGGAAACATTTACGGAGGCGCTACTGACCTCGCGCTTGCATGTGATTTTCGTATCGGAACGCGGGGATGTCTCTTGCAAATGTCTCCTTCTCGCCTCGGTATTCAGTACTACTATTCTGGTTTACGACGTTACGTGGAGCGGCTTGGCCTGTCGCAAACGAAACGCCTTTTTCTAACAGGCGAGCAAGTTGACAGCATCACGTTGTTACAGATGGGTTATCTTACCGAGGTGTGTACTTCGGATGCGCTTGAAGCGCGATTAGAGCATTTTGCCGGGATGCTCGCCCAGCGTTCGCCGGCTTCTCTCCGGGGCCTGAAGACGTCGCTCAATTCAATTCGTCGAGGCACTGCTGACCCGGTCGAGATCAATGCGAAGTTTTTCGAAAGCCTAACATCACCTGATGCCCGAGAGGGCCTAAAAGCGTGGTGTGAGCGCCGGCCTCCTTCATTTGCAGACGTGTGA